The sequence AGGTCTCGCCCTTGACGCGCGCGGCGAAGGGGACCTGGTAGCCGGGCCCGACCGGGATGCGCACACCGGACGCGTTGCCGCCCGAGGACACGTCGACCAGGTCGACGCCGTGGGCGGTCAGCTCGGCGGCGAGGCGGACCGTGTCGTCGGCGGTCCAGCCGTTCTCCTCCAGCCAGTCGGTGGCCGAGACGCGGAAGAACAGCGGCTTGTCGTCGGGCCATACCTCGCGCACGGCGTCGACGACCTCCAGGGCGAAGCGCACCCGGTTCTCGTACGAGCCGCCGTACGTGTCCGTGCGCCGGTTGGAGTGCGGGGAGAGGAACTCGCCGATCAGATAGCCGTGCGCGCCGTGGATCTCGGCGATCTCGAAGCCGGCGTCCAGCGCCCGCCGGGCGGCATCGGCGAACTGGCCGACGACCTCGCGGATCCCGTCCACCGTCAGCTCGGTCGGCACGGGGTGCTTCTCGTCGAAGGCGAGCGGGCTCGGCGCGAGCGCCCGCCAGCCGTGCGCCTCGGGTCCGACCGGCGCGCCGCCCGTCCAGGGGCGGTCCGTCGAGGCCTTGCGGCCGGCGTGCGCGAGCTGGATCGCGGGGACCGTGCCCTGCGACACCAGGAAGCGCGTGATCCGCCGGAACGCCTCGACCTGTGTGTCGTTCCAGATGCCCAGGTCGTACGGCGAGATCCGGCCCTCGGGGCTGACCGCGGTGGCCTCGACGATGATCAGGCCCGCTCCGCCGGCGGCACGCGCCCCGTAGTGCTGGAGGTGCCAGTCGTTCGGCGCGCCCGCCTCGGGGCCCTCCGGCGCGGCCGAGTACTGGCACATCGGCGGCATCCAGACCCGGTTCGGGACGGTCAGCTCGCGCAGGGTGTAGGGCTCGAAGAGCGCGCTCACGGCGGACTCCAATCATGGTGGGGCCGGGTTGTCGACTCGTACGATAGGCATCGTAGTACGGTGGATGTCAAACTACGAGAGTTCTCGTACAATGGGGAACTCCGGGGAGACCTCCGGACCCGACGCACTGGAGCCGCCGTGACGATCGCCGCCCCGACCGGCAGCAGCCGTGATCTGCCGCACCCGCAGCGCGCGGACATCCGGCTGGAAGCCGTGCTGCACGCGCTCTCCGACCCGCTGCGGCTCCAGGTCGTGCGAGAGCTCGCCGCCGACGGCGGCGAGCTCTCCTGTTCGCACTTCGACCTGCCCGTCACCAAGTCCACGACCACGCACCACTTCCGGGTGCTGCGCGAGGCCGGGGTGATCCGGCAGATCTACCGGGGCACCGCCAAGATGAACGGGCTGCGCCGGGACGACCTAGACGGACTCTTCCCGGGACTTCTCGACAGCGTTCTCGCCGCCGCCGCGCGCCAGGCCGTCCGGCTCGGGGGCCGCTGAACCACCCTGCGCGGGAATTCCGGGGGCCTCTGAACCGTCCACCTTCGAGCCGCCCGCCGCTGTACCGTCCGCCTCTGAACCCCCCTTCGAGGCAAGGTGGTTGAAGAGCAGGTTCAGCACGATCGCCGTGAGGCAGCCCGCGCTGATACCGCTGTTCATCACCGTCTGGAACCAGTCGGGGAACTTCTCGTACACCGTCGGCACGCCGACCGGCAGCATGCCCACGGCCACCGAGACGGCCACGACCGTCAGGTTGTCGTTGCCCTTGAAGTCCACCTGGGCCAGGGTCCGCAGGCCGCTCGCGGCGACCGTGCCGAACATGACCAGGCCCGCGCCGCCGAGCACCGGAGCCGGTATGGCGGCGACCACCGCGCCCAGCTTGGGCAGCAGGCCGAGCAGGACGAGGATGCCGCCCGCGACGGCGACGACCCACCGGCTGCGGACCCGCGTCATGCCGACCAGGCCGACGTTCTGCGCGTACGCCGTGTACGGGAACGTGTTGAACACGCCGCCCAGGACGGTGGACAGGCCGTCGGCGCGCAGCCCGTCGGCGAGCGTGCGCGGCTCGATCCGACGGTCGGTCATCTCGCCCACCGCGATGAAGTCACCGGTGGTCTCCGTCATCGTCACCAGGGCCACTACCAGCATCGACGCGATCGCCGACGCCTCGAAGGTGGGGGCGCCGAAGTGGAACGGCGTGCTGATGCCGAGCCAGTGCGCGTCCCCGACCCCGCCGAAGTCGGTGAAGCCGAACGGGACCGCGACCGCGAGACCCACGGCGATGCCGATCAGTACCGCGATCCGGCTCAGGAACGCCGGCGCGAACCGCTGTACGCCGAGCACCACCGCGAGTACGAAGGCCGCGAGCGCCAGGTTCTTCGGCTCGCCGAAGTCCGGCGAACCCGCCCCGCCCGCGGCCCAGTTGCCGGCCACCGGAAGCAGCGAGAGCCCGATGATCAGGATCACCGTGCCCGTGACGAGCGGCGGGAAGAACCGCAGCAGCTTCCCGAAGACCGGGGCCAGCAGCATGATCGCGAGACCGGCGACGATCACCGAACCGTAGATCGCGGGCAGTCCGCCGCCGCCCGTCCCGATCAGCACCATCGGCGACACGGCCGCGAAGGTGCACCCCTGCATGATCGGCAGGCGTACCCCGAACCGCCAGAAGCCGACGCACTGGATGAGCGTCGCGATGCCGCACACCAGCAGGTCCGCCGTGATCAGGTAAGCCATGTCCGCGGGCGAGAGCTTCATCGCGCTGCCGACGATCAGGGGGACGGCGACGGCGCCCGCGTACATGGCGAGGACGTGCTGGAGGCCGAACGCGGCGAGTTTGTGGACGGGTGGGACCTCGTCCACGGGGTGCACTCGCCGTGCGGGCTCGGGGGTGGGGGCGGGTACGGGGGCAGGGGTTGCCATGGGCACTCCTGGAGCGGCGGGGGAGCGGGGACTGCACGTGACCGTACGGGGGTTAAACAGTTTGTTGATTGCAGAGGTGTTGCCGCCGGATGTCCTGCCCCGGGAGGTGCGTGCTCATCCGCGGGCCGTACGTGGCTGGTCGCGCAGTTCCCGTGCCCCTACTGGGGCTGCTGGGCCGCCTCCATCAGGGACCGCCAGTTGGGGAGCTTGACCACGCCCCTGCCCAGGGAGGCGCCCAGGGCCGCTTCCGCCCGTTCGATCGCCTGCCAGCCCGCCCACTCGACCGGGCGCAGGCCCGCCGCGTGCAGGGCGGCGAGCGGGTCGGCCGGGACCTCGCGGTGTACGAGGGCCGGGGCGTCCTCCAGAAGGGACGTCACCGTCTCCTTCGCGCAGGGGCGGTTCGTGCCGATGACACCCGTCGGGCCACGCTTGATCCAGCCTGCCACGTACTCGCCGGGCGCGACCGAGCCCTCCCGCAGGACGCGTCCCGCGAGATGTGGAACGGTGCCGCGGTCCGCGTCGAACGGCAGGCCCTCCAGCGGAACCCCGCGATAGCCGACCGAGCGCAGGACCAACTGGGCCTCGATGTCCTCGTACAGCCCCGTGCCCGTCACGCCGCCGCGGCTGTCCGGGAGGGTGTGCTCGAAGCGGACCGCGCCCACGTGCCCCCTGCCGTCCGGGAGCAGTTCGACCGGCCGCAGGAAGAAGCGGAGCCGGATCCGCCGGGAGCCGACGGCCGGCGGGCGTTCGGCCCATCCGCGCAGCACCTCGACGTTGCGTCGTTGCGCGGTGGGCAGGGCGGACGGATCCAGGTACGCCGGATCGAGCGCCAACTCCGCCGGATCCACGAGCACTTCGGTGTCCGGCAGGCCGCCCAGCTCCCGCAGTTCCTTGGTGGTGAAGCGGGCCTGCGAGGGGCCCCGGCGGCCCACCATCTGGATCTCCCGCACCCGGCTGTCGGCGAGCGCGGCGAGTGCCGCCTGGGGCATGTCCGTCGCGCTCAGTTCCGCGGCGCCGCGCGCCAGGATCCGGGTCACGTCCACCGCCACGTTCCCCACGC is a genomic window of Streptomyces sp. NBC_00414 containing:
- a CDS encoding NADH:flavin oxidoreductase/NADH oxidase; amino-acid sequence: MSALFEPYTLRELTVPNRVWMPPMCQYSAAPEGPEAGAPNDWHLQHYGARAAGGAGLIIVEATAVSPEGRISPYDLGIWNDTQVEAFRRITRFLVSQGTVPAIQLAHAGRKASTDRPWTGGAPVGPEAHGWRALAPSPLAFDEKHPVPTELTVDGIREVVGQFADAARRALDAGFEIAEIHGAHGYLIGEFLSPHSNRRTDTYGGSYENRVRFALEVVDAVREVWPDDKPLFFRVSATDWLEENGWTADDTVRLAAELTAHGVDLVDVSSGGNASGVRIPVGPGYQVPFAARVKGETSMAVAAVGLITDVEQAEKILANGEADAVLLGRELLRNPSWARHAARELGDSVHVPDQYHRSV
- a CDS encoding nucleobase:cation symporter-2 family protein — encoded protein: MATPAPVPAPTPEPARRVHPVDEVPPVHKLAAFGLQHVLAMYAGAVAVPLIVGSAMKLSPADMAYLITADLLVCGIATLIQCVGFWRFGVRLPIMQGCTFAAVSPMVLIGTGGGGLPAIYGSVIVAGLAIMLLAPVFGKLLRFFPPLVTGTVILIIGLSLLPVAGNWAAGGAGSPDFGEPKNLALAAFVLAVVLGVQRFAPAFLSRIAVLIGIAVGLAVAVPFGFTDFGGVGDAHWLGISTPFHFGAPTFEASAIASMLVVALVTMTETTGDFIAVGEMTDRRIEPRTLADGLRADGLSTVLGGVFNTFPYTAYAQNVGLVGMTRVRSRWVVAVAGGILVLLGLLPKLGAVVAAIPAPVLGGAGLVMFGTVAASGLRTLAQVDFKGNDNLTVVAVSVAVGMLPVGVPTVYEKFPDWFQTVMNSGISAGCLTAIVLNLLFNHLASKGGSEADGTAAGGSKVDGSEAPGIPAQGGSAAPEPDGLARGGGENAVEKSREESV
- a CDS encoding ArsR/SmtB family transcription factor produces the protein MTIAAPTGSSRDLPHPQRADIRLEAVLHALSDPLRLQVVRELAADGGELSCSHFDLPVTKSTTTHHFRVLREAGVIRQIYRGTAKMNGLRRDDLDGLFPGLLDSVLAAAARQAVRLGGR
- a CDS encoding FAD-dependent oxidoreductase; the protein is MLQVAVVGSGPSGVYAAQGLVQQEQVPGVRVDVLDRLPCPYGLVRYGVAPDHEKIKSLQGTLRTVLEHERVRFLGGVRIGPDGVSAARLRELYHAVVYCVGAATDRRLGVPGEELPGSWSATDFVSWYSAHPDVVSDGLASEGFVAGARAAVVIGVGNVAVDVTRILARGAAELSATDMPQAALAALADSRVREIQMVGRRGPSQARFTTKELRELGGLPDTEVLVDPAELALDPAYLDPSALPTAQRRNVEVLRGWAERPPAVGSRRIRLRFFLRPVELLPDGRGHVGAVRFEHTLPDSRGGVTGTGLYEDIEAQLVLRSVGYRGVPLEGLPFDADRGTVPHLAGRVLREGSVAPGEYVAGWIKRGPTGVIGTNRPCAKETVTSLLEDAPALVHREVPADPLAALHAAGLRPVEWAGWQAIERAEAALGASLGRGVVKLPNWRSLMEAAQQPQ